A single Cucumis melo cultivar AY chromosome 4, USDA_Cmelo_AY_1.0, whole genome shotgun sequence DNA region contains:
- the LOC103486402 gene encoding actin-depolymerizing factor 2-like: MANAASGMAVDDDCKLKFLELKAKRTYRFIVFKIEEKQKQVVVEKVGEPTQSYEDFAKSLPSDECRYAIYDFDFVTEENCQKSRIFFIAWSPDSSRVRSKMIYASSKDRFKRELDGFQVELQATDPTEMGLDVIRSRVG, from the exons ATG GCCAATGCAGCATCGGGAATGGCAGTGGATGATGATTGCAAGCTGAAGTTTTTGGAACTCAAGGCAAAAAGAACCTATCGCTTTATTGTGTTTAAGATCGAGGAGAAGCAAAAGCAAGTTGTAGTGGAGAAAGTCGGTGAGCCAACACAAAGTTATGAGGACTTTGCTAAAAGCCTCCCTTCAGACGAATGTCGATATGCTATCTACGATTTCGACTTCGTCACGGAAGAGAACTGTCAAAAGAGCAGAATCTTCTTTATTGCCTG GTCCCCTGATTCTTCAAGAGTCAGAAGCAAGATGATATATGCAAGCTCCAAAGATAGATTCAAGAGAGAGCTGGATGGCTTTCAGGTTGAGCTCCAAGCCACCGATCCAACCGAAATGGGTCTTGATGTGATTCGAAGCCGAGTTGGCTGA
- the LOC103486401 gene encoding UNC93-like protein 3, producing MDSVDEEARLLVNDAPISAPVNYTRDVHVLSFAFLLIFLAYGAAQNLESTVNTEEDLGTTSLGILYLSFTFFSLVASLVVRALGTKNALILGTTGYWLFTAANLKPTWFTMVPASLYLGFAASIIWVAQGTYLTSTARNHARKNGLHEGTVIGNFNGEFWGVFASHQVIGNIISLVVLKDEAGGSTDGTTVLFLIFLCVVTLGIVLMWFLRKEDSKEEEPSLSSSSLRSSILSLSKSVVAPLADRRMILTIPLIAYSGLQAAFVWAKFTKQVVTPSLGVSGVGGAMAVYGAADAVCSLVAGRLTSGLPSITFLVSGGAVIQAVVFIWLLLGQSETLGTVYLLLISAVLGIGDGVFNTQLNALLGILFKHDTEGAFAQLKVWQSATISIVFFFSPYISMQTMLVIILFILCLSYVAFLTLTVWVEKSFSRL from the exons ATGGATTCTGTTGACGAAGAGGCGCGATTGCTTGTTAATGACGCGCCAATTTCAGCTCCAGTGAATTATACGAGAGATGTTCATGTTTTGAGCTTTGCTTTTCTGTTGATTTTCCTTGCTTATGGAGCTGCACAGAACTTGGAGAGTACTGTTAATACT GAGGAGGATTTGGGGACTACTTCGCTGGGGATATTGTATTTATCTTTCACATTTTTCTCTCTGGTGGCTTCTTTGGTGGTTCGAGCATTGGGGACTAAGAACGCTTTGATTCTTGGGACTACTGGTTATTGGTTGTTCACAGCCGCAAATTTGAAGCcgacttg GTTCACAATGGTTCCAGCTTCTCTTTACCTTGGTTTTGCTGCTTCTATAATATGGGTTGCGCAG GGTACATATCTCACTTCAACTGCACGTAATCATGCAAGAAAGAATGGCTTACATGAAGGAACTGTCATTGGAAACTTCAATGGAGAATTTTGGGGAGTATTTGCAAGTCACCAG GTCATTGGAAATATTATTTCCCTCGTTGTGCTGAAAGACGAAGCA GGTGGAAGTACCGATGGCACAACTGTATTGTTCCTTATCTTCCTTTGCGTTGTGACCTTAGGTATCGTACTTATGTGGTTCTTAAGAAAGGAAGacagtaaagaagaagaacCATCGCTCTCCTCATCCAGCCTACGTTCTTCTATATTGTCTCTGTCAAAATCGGTAGTTGCTCCATTGGCTGACAGAAGAATGATTTTGACCATTCCTCTGATTGCATATTCAGGACTACAAGCAGCATTTGTATG GGCCAAGTTCACGAAACAAGTTGTCACACCATCACTTGGTGTGTCAGGGGTCGGTGGTGCAATGGCAGTTTATGGGGCTGCTGATGCAGTT TGCTCATTGGTTGCTGGTCGTCTTACATCTGGTCTTCCATCAATCACTTTCTTAGTATCTGGTGGGGCTGTAATTCAAGCTGTTGTTTTTATTTGGCTTCTACTGGGGCAGAG CGAAACACTTGGCACCGTATACCTGCTTCTTATATCGGCCGTTCTGGGAATTGGTGATGGAGTTTTTAACACCCAGCTGAATGCTCTGCTTGGAATACTTTTCAAACACGACACG GAAGGAGCGTTTGCCCAACTAAAGGTCTGGCAGAGCGCGACTATCTCGATCGTCTTCTTTTTCAGTCCATACATTTCAATGCAAACAATGCTGGTGATTATACTCTTTATTCTTTGCCTCTCGTATGTTGCTTTTCTGACTTTGACCGTTTGGGTAGAGAAATCATTCTCAAGATTATAA
- the LOC103486400 gene encoding short-chain dehydrogenase TIC 32 B, chloroplastic: protein MSIISLITGWPGPSGFGSASTAEEITQGIDAACLTAIVTGGASGIGLETVRVLAMRKVHVIIGARNLEAANKAKQQLLEENPTAKLDVLKLDLSSIKSTTEFAHNFLALNLPLNILINNAGVMFCPFQLSEDGIEMQFATNHIGHFLLTNLLLEKMKNTAKSTGIEGRIVNLSSIAHAHTYGGGIRFNKINDKNGYSDKRAYGQSKLANILHVKELNRRFQEEGVNITANAVHPGLIMTPLMRHSMFLMRLLQAFTFFIWKSVPQGASTTCYVALHPNLKGVSGKYFLDNNEKRPSSYARDEKLAKKLWDFSKDLISSKSKV, encoded by the exons ATGTCAATCATTTCCCTAATAACTGGATGGCCTGGACCCAGTGGCTTCGGCTCGGCCTCCACGGCGGAGGAAATCACGCAAGGGATCGATGCCGCCTGCCTCACTGCCATTGTCACCG GAGGAGCAAGCGGGATTGGGTTAGAAACGGTGAGAGTTTTAGCGATGCGAAAAGTGCATGTGATCATCGGTGCAAGAAATTTAGAGGCAGCAAATAAAGCAAAACAACAACTGCTTGAAGAAAATCCAACTGCTAAATTGGATGTTCTTAAACTTGACCTTTCATCCATCAAATCCACCACAGAATTTGCTCATAATTTCCTTGCTCTTAATCTCCCTCTCAACATTTTAAT AAACAATGCTGGTGTTATGTTTTGCCCTTTTCAACTTTCTGAAGATGGAATAGAGATGCAGTTTGCCACCAACCATATTG GTCATTTTCTGTTAACAAATCTTCTACTTGAGAAAATGAAGAACACTGCAAAAAGCACAGGAATTGAAGGTAGAATTGTCAACTTGTCATCTATAGCTCATGCCCATACTTATGGAGGTGGAATTCGCTTCAATAAAATCAATGACAAGAATGG ATATTCTGATAAAAGAGCCTATGGGCAATCAAAATTAGCCAACATTTTACATGTCAAGGAGCTCAACCGTCGATTCCAA GAAGAGGGTGTGAACATAACGGCAAATGCGGTGCATCCAGGATTAATAATGACTCCTCTTATGAGGCATTCTATGTTTCTTATGC GGCTTTTGCAGGCTTTCACCTTCTTTATCTGGAAGAGTGTCCCTCAG ggGGCATCAACGACATGCTATGTGGCGCTTCACCCGAATTTGAAGGGAGTGAGTGGGAAGTATTTTTTGGACAATAACGAGAAACGACCGAGCTCCTATGCTAGAGACGAAAAACTTGCAAAGAAACTTTGGGACTTCAGCAAGGACTTGATAAGTTCGAAGTCTAAAGTATGA